Proteins encoded in a region of the Streptomyces sp. NBC_01298 genome:
- a CDS encoding ABC transporter ATP-binding protein — MTLLAYEALRVALPAMARPLLDGVSLTVAAGEVVALVGESGSGKSVTARAALGLFPEGAEIGGRVRVEGTDLVGATPASLREVRTNKAAMIYQDPRAAINPVRRVGDFLTEPLRLVHGWSKARANVRAAELLDAVGLPDPVRHLNQFPHELSGGMLQRVVIAAALTAEPKLLLCDEPTTALDVSTQAEILAVLGRLQRERGLGLLLITHDIELAASVSDRIYVMYAGRIVETAPVAELFSSPRHPYTAGLLGSSPPLEGPPGRLTPIPGAPMGLLESAPGCAFAPRCRFAEPGRCDQSPPRLLRHGPAEVACHRAAELVPELALKEAR; from the coding sequence ATGACACTGCTCGCCTACGAAGCCCTGCGCGTCGCCCTCCCCGCGATGGCCCGCCCCCTCCTCGACGGCGTCAGCCTCACCGTCGCGGCCGGCGAGGTCGTCGCCCTGGTCGGTGAATCCGGCTCCGGCAAGTCCGTCACCGCCCGAGCCGCCCTCGGCCTGTTCCCGGAGGGCGCCGAGATCGGCGGCCGGGTCCGGGTGGAGGGGACCGACCTGGTCGGCGCCACCCCCGCGAGCCTGCGCGAGGTGCGCACGAACAAGGCCGCGATGATCTACCAGGACCCCCGGGCCGCCATCAACCCGGTGCGCCGGGTCGGGGACTTCCTCACCGAACCGCTGCGCCTCGTACACGGCTGGTCCAAGGCCCGGGCGAACGTCAGGGCCGCCGAACTGCTCGACGCGGTCGGCCTGCCCGACCCCGTCCGCCACCTGAACCAGTTCCCGCACGAGCTCTCCGGAGGCATGCTCCAGCGGGTCGTGATCGCCGCGGCCCTCACAGCCGAGCCGAAGCTCCTGCTCTGCGACGAACCGACCACCGCGCTCGACGTCAGCACCCAGGCCGAGATCCTGGCCGTCCTCGGCCGGCTCCAGCGCGAACGCGGCCTCGGACTGCTCCTCATCACCCACGACATCGAGCTCGCCGCCTCCGTCAGCGACCGGATCTACGTCATGTACGCGGGCCGGATCGTCGAAACCGCGCCCGTGGCGGAACTCTTCTCCTCCCCACGGCACCCCTACACCGCGGGCCTGCTCGGCTCCTCCCCACCCCTCGAAGGCCCCCCGGGCCGCCTCACCCCCATCCCAGGGGCCCCGATGGGCCTGCTGGAGTCGGCGCCCGGCTGCGCCTTCGCGCCCCGCTGCCGGTTCGCCGAACCGGGCCGCTGCGACCAGTCCCCGCCGCGGCTCCTGCGGCACGGCCCGGCCGAGGTCGCCTGCCACCGCGCCGCCGAACTCGTACCCGAGCTCGCGCTCAAGGAGGCCCGATGA
- a CDS encoding ABC transporter permease yields the protein MTAAATAATARAVRVLRKLAGMAATLLVTSFLVFSSLFLAPGDPASFLIKGRSPSPEDLAALRGQYGFDEPFLVRYWNWLEGVLHGDFGRSYLFHQDVSSVIWSRLPSSMLLIAVSGLMIAVFGIGSGIVGALRRGSRTDRSLMLLVTVGAAAPAFVAALLLRSVFGVQLGWFPTIGNGEGLMDRLHHVILPAAALSVTFTALVTRVTRSAMLDELSRDHVEVALSRGAPRRTVIRRHVLRNALGPIVTVSALLVSGMLVSTAIVETAFGMSGVGSLLVQSVDQLDFQVVQAIVLLVVAAFVVVNALVDLVQPLIDPRTAAAGSAR from the coding sequence ATGACGGCCGCGGCGACGGCCGCGACCGCCCGCGCCGTACGGGTGCTGCGCAAGCTCGCCGGCATGGCCGCGACCCTGCTCGTCACCTCCTTCCTCGTCTTCTCCTCTCTCTTCCTGGCCCCCGGCGACCCGGCGAGCTTCCTCATCAAGGGACGCAGCCCCAGCCCGGAGGACCTCGCCGCGCTGCGCGGCCAGTACGGCTTCGACGAACCCTTCCTGGTCCGGTACTGGAACTGGCTCGAAGGGGTGCTGCACGGCGACTTCGGCCGCTCCTACCTCTTCCACCAGGACGTCTCCTCCGTCATCTGGTCGCGCCTGCCCTCCTCCATGCTGCTGATCGCCGTATCCGGCCTGATGATCGCCGTGTTCGGCATCGGCTCCGGCATCGTCGGCGCCCTGCGCCGGGGTTCGCGCACCGACCGCTCCCTGATGCTGCTCGTCACGGTGGGCGCGGCGGCGCCCGCCTTCGTCGCCGCGCTGCTGCTCAGGTCGGTCTTCGGGGTACAGCTGGGCTGGTTCCCCACCATCGGCAACGGCGAGGGACTCATGGACCGGCTGCACCACGTGATCCTCCCGGCCGCCGCCCTGTCCGTGACCTTCACGGCCCTGGTGACCCGGGTGACTCGCTCGGCCATGCTCGACGAACTGTCCAGGGACCACGTGGAGGTGGCGCTGAGCCGCGGAGCGCCACGGCGCACCGTCATCCGGCGGCACGTCCTGCGCAACGCGCTCGGACCGATCGTCACCGTCTCCGCCCTCCTGGTCTCCGGCATGCTCGTCAGCACCGCGATCGTGGAGACCGCCTTCGGAATGTCCGGCGTGGGCTCCCTGCTGGTGCAGTCCGTCGACCAGCTCGACTTCCAGGTCGTCCAGGCCATCGTGCTGCTGGTGGTCGCCGCCTTCGTCGTCGTCAACGCCCTCGTGGACCTGGTCCAGCCACTGATCGATCCGCGCACGGCCGCGGCCGGGAGCGCCCGATGA
- a CDS encoding ABC transporter permease codes for MSHPTSTLPETGATPLAPRTRRDPLARLRRLGGGRLQRTCLALLVLFVLIALLGPWIAPYDPTFGQLGDTLLGPSAQHWLGTDQGGHDTLSALLVGTRTSLAGPLAVVLFSTVLGVAVGLFTAWRGGWIDTAVGRVLDVLFAFPALLLAILAVALFGKGMTAPVIAMAIAYMPYTARLVRGLAVREKSRPYVAAYQVQGHSPLYVTVRRLLPNISPTLLAQSTVNFGYALLDLAALSFLGLGVQPPTPDWGAMINQGQAAVLQGQPLSAIAPAVAVVLVVVAFNVVGEDLGDRLAGRDSR; via the coding sequence ATGAGCCACCCGACGAGCACCCTTCCCGAAACGGGCGCCACGCCCCTCGCCCCCCGCACCCGCCGCGACCCGCTCGCCCGGCTGCGCCGCCTCGGCGGCGGCCGGCTCCAGCGGACCTGCCTCGCGCTCCTCGTCCTGTTCGTGCTCATCGCACTGCTCGGACCCTGGATCGCCCCGTACGACCCCACCTTCGGACAGCTCGGCGACACCCTCCTGGGGCCCAGCGCCCAGCACTGGCTGGGCACCGACCAGGGCGGCCACGACACCCTCTCGGCGCTGCTCGTCGGCACCCGGACCAGCCTGGCCGGACCGCTCGCGGTCGTCCTGTTCTCCACCGTCCTCGGCGTCGCCGTCGGCCTGTTCACCGCCTGGCGCGGGGGCTGGATCGACACCGCCGTCGGCCGGGTCCTCGACGTCCTGTTCGCCTTCCCCGCGCTGCTCCTCGCGATCCTCGCGGTGGCCCTGTTCGGCAAGGGGATGACGGCTCCGGTGATCGCCATGGCCATCGCCTACATGCCGTACACCGCACGCCTCGTACGAGGCCTGGCCGTCCGGGAGAAGTCCAGGCCCTACGTCGCCGCCTACCAGGTGCAGGGCCACTCGCCCCTGTACGTCACCGTCCGCAGGCTGCTGCCCAACATCTCCCCGACGCTGCTCGCCCAGTCGACGGTGAACTTCGGCTACGCCCTGCTCGACCTCGCGGCCCTCTCCTTCCTCGGGCTCGGCGTACAGCCGCCGACCCCCGACTGGGGAGCCATGATCAACCAGGGGCAGGCGGCCGTCCTGCAAGGGCAGCCGCTCTCCGCGATCGCGCCGGCCGTGGCGGTCGTCCTGGTCGTGGTCGCCTTCAACGTCGTCGGGGAAGACCTCGGCGACCGGCTCGCGGGGAGGGACTCCCGATGA